A genomic region of Oncorhynchus mykiss isolate Arlee chromosome 16, USDA_OmykA_1.1, whole genome shotgun sequence contains the following coding sequences:
- the fkbp1ab gene encoding FKBP prolyl isomerase 1Ab produces the protein MGVEIETITPGDGRTFPKKGQTCVVHYVGSLTDGRKFDSSRDRDKPFRFKIGKQEVIRGWEEGVVQMSVGQRAKLTCSPDFAYGAKGHPGIIPPNATLIFDVELLSLE, from the exons ATGGGAGTAGAAATTGAGACAATAACCCCGGGCGATG GAAGGACCTTCCCTAAAAAAGGACAGACGTGCGTGGTGCATTATGTTG GCTCTCTGACGGATGGACGCAAGTTTGACTCCTCCCGTGACAGGGACAAGCCCTTCAGGTTTAAAATAGGAAAACAGGAAGTGATCCGTGGCTGGGAAGAGGGAGTCGTGCAG ATGAGTGTCGGTCAGAGAGCCAAGCTGACCTGCTCGCCTGACTTTGCCTACGGAGCAAAGGGCCACCCGGGGATCATTCCACCCAACGCCACCCTCATCTTTGATGTTGAGCTACTGAGCCTTGAATga